One segment of Hippopotamus amphibius kiboko isolate mHipAmp2 chromosome 4, mHipAmp2.hap2, whole genome shotgun sequence DNA contains the following:
- the EVX1 gene encoding homeobox even-skipped homolog protein 1, whose translation MESRKDMVMFLDGGQLGTLVGKRISNLSEAVGSPMPEPPEKMVPRGCLSPRAGPPAARERGGGGLEEEQVDGLSGSAAGPGAESRAAGAAVLGPGPPSASADSLSGQGPPSSSDTESDFYEEIEVSCTPDCATGNAEYQHSKGPGSEALASSPNGSSEAPKSNGSGGSQGTLACSTSDQMRRYRTAFTREQIARLEKEFYRENYVSRPRRCELAAALNLPETTIKVWFQNRRMKDKRQRLAMTWPHPADPAFYTYMMSHAAAAGGLPYPFPSHLPLPYYSPVGLGAASAASAAASPFSGPLRPLDTFRVLSQPYPRPELLCAFRHPPLYPGPAHGLGTAAGGPCSCLACHGSPANGLAPRAAAAAAAASDFTCASTSRSDSFLTFAPSVLSKASSVALDQREEVPLTR comes from the exons ATGGAGAGCCGAAAGGACATGGTTATGTTTCTGGATGGGGGTCAGCTTGGCACTCTGGTTGGCAAGAGGATCTCCAATTTGTCCGAAGCCGTGGGCAGCCCGATGCCCGAGCCGCCCGAGAAGATGGTGCCCCGTGGTTGCCTGAGCCCGCGGGCTGGTCCTCCGGCCGCACGGGAACGCGGCGGGGGAGGCCTGGAAGAGGAGCAGGTCGACGGACTATCAGGCAGCGCCGCGGGGCCGGGCGCCGAGTCTCGGGCAGCGGGGGCCGCCGTGCTCGGCCCCGGACCTCCGTCTGCCTCCGCCGACAGCCTCTCAGGCCAGGGGCCACCCAGCAGCTCGGACACCGAATCGGATTTCTATGAAGAAATCGAGGTGAGCTGCACCCCGGACTGCGCCACGGGGAACGCCGAGTACCAGCACAGCAAAG GGCCTGGCTCCGAGGCACTGGCCAGCAGTCCCAATGGCAGCAGCGAGGCTCCCAAAAGCAATGGCAGCGGTGGCTCCCAGGGCACCTTGGCCTGCAGCACTAGTGACCAGATGCGACGGTACCGTACTGCCTTCACCAGGGAGCAGATTGCACGGCTGGAGAAGGAATTCTACAGGGAGAACTATGTATCCAGGCCTCGAAGATGTGAGCTGGCGGCTGCCCTAAACCTGCCGGAAACCACAATCAAG gtgTGGTTCCAGAACCGGCGCATGAAGGACAAGCGGCAGCGGCTGGCCATGACGTGGCCGCACCCGGCCGACCCCGCCTTCTACACGTACATGATGAGCCACGCGGCGGCAGCGGGCGGCCTGCCCTACCCCTTCCCGTCGCACCTGCCCCTGCCCTACTACTCGCCCGTGGGCCTGGGCGCCGCGTCCGCCGCGAGCGCCGCCGCCTCGCCCTTCAGCGGCCCGCTGCGCCCGCTCGACACCTTCCGCGTGCTCTCGCAGCCCTACCCGCGGCCCGAACTGCTGTGCGCCTTCCGCCACCCGCCACTCTACCCGGGCCCGGCGCACGGACTGGGCACCGCGGCCGGCGGGCCCTGTTCCTGCCTCGCCTGCCACGGCAGCCCGGCCAACGGGCTGgcgccccgcgccgccgccgccgccgccgccgcctcggacTTCACCTGTGCCTCCACTTCCCGCTCGGACTCCTTCCTCACCTTCGCGCCCTCCGTGCTCAGCAAGGCCTCCTCCGTGGCGCTGGACCAGAGGGAGGAGGTGCCCCTCACGAGATAA